From one Perca flavescens isolate YP-PL-M2 chromosome 19, PFLA_1.0, whole genome shotgun sequence genomic stretch:
- the si:dkey-171c9.3 gene encoding uncharacterized protein si:dkey-171c9.3, translating to MQAASADPRVSEPTPEGLKRSHLNIGVLEEFAQNMAENIIQSFISQMEMVAPEVDCRASRFYQNQETLAEELASAVVDVALREVCGGHNVEDHDGSQSTKSAFINESDSERSTDMDPGKEIQTSKDTQPCYPPLSQSGLPVMGSLDYPDAPPTTPLLPELERSRHSFARKLKGGLAKVFLPSPPPPTPKDKEDDMDGAVNDSQVELMEHLMHSLSTDDMARDSFEVGPHHGAKLEAFAEALSCDIIGWVLSDKNREPIADSDLHLLAHQLAETIISSSLDEAKMLV from the coding sequence ATGCAAGCAGCGAGTGCAGATCCAAGGGTGTCAGAGCCCACTCCAGAAGGCCTCAAGAGAAGCCACCTAAACATTGGGGTTCTTGAGGAGTTTGCCCAAAATATGGCCGAGAACATAATCCAGTCATTTATAAGCCAAATGGAAATGGTGGCGCCTGAGGTGGACTGCCGGGCGTCCAGATTTTATCAGAACCAGGAGACGTTAGCTGAAGAGTTAGCCTCAGCAGTGGTTGACGTTGCTCTGAGGGAAGTGTGTGGAGGTCACAACGTCGAGGATCACGACGGTTCCCAGAGTACAAAATCAGCTTTTATAAATGAATCTGACAGCGAAAGATCCACAGATATGGATCCAGGCAAAGAAATCCAGACATCCAAAGACACCCAGCCCTGTTACCCACCGCTGTCCCAGTCAGGGCTCCCCGTCATGGGATCCCTTGACTACCCCGACGCCCCTCCAACCACGCCTCTCCTCCCTGAGCTTGAGAGGAGCAGACACAGTTTCGCAAGGAAGCTAAAAGGAGGCTTGGCGAAGGTTTTCCTGCCTTCACCTCCTCCGCCAACCCCAAAGGACAAAGAGGACGACATGGACGGAGCTGTCAACGACTCCCAGGTGGAGTTAATGGAGCATCTGATGCACTCGCTGTCCACAGATGATATGGCAAGAGACTCTTTTGAAGTAGGACCTCACCATGGAGCCAAGCTGGAGGCTTTTGCGGAGGCTCTTTCATGTGACATTATTGGCTGGGTCTTGAGTGATAAAAACAGAGAGCCGATAGCTGATAGCGATCTTCACCTACTCGCCCACCAACTGGCTGAAACCATCATCTCCTCCTCCCTTGATGAAGCTAAAATGCTTGTCTAG